In Azospirillum thiophilum, the DNA window GTTGGCCGCCTTGGCCGGGACGGCGTAGTACATCGGCTGGCCGGGCATGCCCGGGCCGATCAGCTGCAGCTTCATGGCCGGGTTGAGGCGGCCGTCGGCCTGCCAGCTGTAGAACATGTCCACCCACACCGGACCCATGACGATCTCGCCGCGGTTCAGCATGTCGAGCGTGCCGGCGTTGCCGGGGGTGAGCGTGACGTTCCTGTTGAAGTCCCTCAGCCCGGCGAGGGATTTTTCGATCGCCGGCTTCATGGCGGCGTCGTAGGGGCCCTTCTCCAGCTTGGCCGCGTCGCCGATGTTGGCGGCGGCCCAGCCGGTGACGAAGCCGACGCCCGACATGCCGCCCTTGATGCCGTTGTAGCCGAACGCCTTCGGGTTGGCCTTCACCCACTCCGCCAGTTCGGCATAGCTCCTGGGCGGCGCCTTCACCAGTTCGGGGTTGTAGGCCAGCGCGATCTGGCTGTGGAACATCGGCAGGACATAGCCGGTGACGTCGGTGCCGAGCGCATTGCGCGCGCTGTCGCGGCTGGCGAGCGTGCCGGTCCGGACGTCACCGACATAGGCGGCGAGCATCTTTTCCTGCACCATCTGCCCGGCCATCTTCTGGTGGATGACGGCGACGTCGACGTCCCAGCGGGCGGCTCCGGCGGCGGCCTGGGCGCTCAGCTTCTCATAGATCTTCTGCGACCCGCCATCGCCCGGCCCGGTGCCGGCGGCGCGCACCTTGACGCCCGGATTCTGCGCCTCGAACTTCGGCGCCAGATACTCGTTGACGTAGTCGACCATGTTCTGGTCGCCGGCGGTGACGACGGTCAGCACCGTCTCGGCCTTCAGCGGCGCCGCGGCAAGACCGGCGGCGAGCGCCAGAGCGGCGGCGCCGGAAAGCAGCGTCCTCAGCGTCACGAACTTCATCAAAATCCCCCTTCTTCCCGGATGGTTAGGCCAGATGGTTGGGCCAGATGGTTGGGGTAGCCTCAGGCCGTTCCCGCCGCGCTGGGAAGCAATGCAGGGCCGAAGGCTGGATGACGATGGCGACCGCGTCGCCGACCGTTCGGCGTTCGTCGTCGTCGACCAGAAAGACCGTGCCGCCGACCGCGACGCCGTAGCGCCAGCGGCCGCCGGGATAGGCGGTCTGGGTGATGCGGCCGCGCAGGACCAGCGCGTCCGCCGGCACCGCACCGGGGGCGGCGAGCCTCGCGGCCTCGGTGCGGAAATGTGCGTCGACCGGTCCTTCGGCCGTCGCCGCGCCATACGCCCGGTCGTCGCCGAGCGGCAGGCGGACGGCGTCGTGGTCCGGGCCGGCGGCGATCTCCAGCGCCCCGGCCGTCCGCACCGCGTGCAGGGTCACGACATTGTCGGCACCGAGGAAACTTGCGACGAAGGGACTCGCCGGGCGGCGATAGATCTCCTCGGGCGTGCCGATCTGGGCGATGGTGCCGGCGTTCAGGATGACGATCCGGTCAGCCATCACCATGGCCTCCTCGCGGTCGTGGGTGACATGGACCGCGGTGATGCCCAGCCGCTGCTGGAGCGCGCGGATTTCGTGGCGCAGTTCGAGCCGGATGCGGGCATCGAGGTTGGACAGCGGCTCGTCCAGCAGCAGGATGTCGGGCTTGACCGCCAGGGCCCGGCCGAGCGCCACGCGCTGGCGCTGCCCGCCCGACAGCTGGGTGACGTTGCGGTCCGCCAGCCCGTCGAGTTTCAGGAGCCGCAGCATCTCCGCCACCCGCTCGGCGATGCGCGGGCGGGGCCAGCGGCGCAGCTTCAATCCGTAGCCGATGTTCTGGGCGGTGGTCATGTGCGGCCACAGCGCATAGGACTGGAAGACCATCGCCGTATCGCGCCGCTCGGGCGGCGCCCGGGTCACGTCCTGCCCGGCGATGGCGATG includes these proteins:
- a CDS encoding ABC transporter ATP-binding protein, whose translation is MAELHVEDLTVAYGGSRVLDGVSLHVRPGEFVALLGSSGCGKTTLLRAVSGFVPVDGGRIAIAGQDVTRAPPERRDTAMVFQSYALWPHMTTAQNIGYGLKLRRWPRPRIAERVAEMLRLLKLDGLADRNVTQLSGGQRQRVALGRALAVKPDILLLDEPLSNLDARIRLELRHEIRALQQRLGITAVHVTHDREEAMVMADRIVILNAGTIAQIGTPEEIYRRPASPFVASFLGADNVVTLHAVRTAGALEIAAGPDHDAVRLPLGDDRAYGAATAEGPVDAHFRTEAARLAAPGAVPADALVLRGRITQTAYPGGRWRYGVAVGGTVFLVDDDERRTVGDAVAIVIQPSALHCFPARRERPEATPTIWPNHLA